GTTATTGTGGATGTTAAGAGAAAACTACTTCCTGCAATGGAAGAACTGTTAAAACAAGGCATGAAGATTCAAGCAATGCAAGCTTGGGGATGGTACACTCGCTTAATAGGGTCGTACGCCATAAAAAATAGGCACGTGATTAATCAGCTACTAAAAATTCCTGAGCAGACATTTCCTGACGGTGACCCACAAGTCAAAATTGCTTCACAGGTAATTTTctaggggtgcaaatgagccgTGCCGTGCCCAAGCTCCAGCTTGGCTCGTTGGTTGTTTCTCGAGCTCGACTCGTTTtccaattaattaattaatatattaagtaaAAATGTATAATAGAAATAATagactcgtttaggctcgcgagctcaaTAAGTGAAGCTCAGGCTTGTTTACTAAACAAGTTTATTTTTAGGTTCGGGCTTGGCTCGTAAATAAGCGAGCTTTATTTTAAATGAGCCCGCCTCTGCTCGTTTAGTAGAAAACTTTAAATAAAgggtaaatgttattaaataattaataaaaactaatattacactaaggctcgatgagcctaacgagcttcacatgccgGGCTCGATAAgtaaacgagctttattttaagCTCAATCTCGGCTCGGGCTTGATAAGGCTCGCCTAGGGCTCGATAAGGCTTGGCTTGTTTCGAGCTCTTTGGCGAGCTGCTCAGCTCGTTTGCAACCCTATAATTTTCTTGATACAGGTCGGATCAAAACTTATTTCATTTTTGTTTAATCAATCAATCCATTTAGTTAATGAGTCGAAATATCGCAATTAATCGTTATAATTTTCTTGTAGACTGCGTGGGAAGCATTAATTGACGCTCTGGTCATTCTACCAACACAAGAATCTACAACCGAAGTTGCAACACAACAAACGTATGAAGAAAACGACGGGATCTTCGAAACCAACAGATTAACGAAGAGCATTAAACTCATAATGACACCACTAATCGGAGTCATGTCAAGCAAATGTGATTTATCGGTCCACTTATCCTGCTTAAACACGTGGAATTATTTGCTCCACAAACTCGACACCTGCGTTAACCACCCTTTTGTCAACAAAACCGTTCTTGAACCTATGTTTGAAGTGGTCTTTCGAGCGGGACCCGATGGTAAAAACGTCTGCTCATGGAAGTTCTGCTTGGATATTCTCGATAGCTATGCGTTAGCAAGAACGTTAGATGATGAAAAACATTATTCCGTCAAATGGATGCCTTGGAGTTTACGTCAGTTTGACTTTTTTGTCAAAATGGTTGACATTTTCATCGGTCATGGCGAGGTGGCGTGTGATGCCGCTTTAAAAATATTTCGGTCGTCACTGAAAAGTGTTCGGTCCACTGTATCGGGATCAAGTGTTCCGTTTAGTGAAGTCATGTCATGCATCGATACCATTATTAACTGTCTAAAGAAGATATCGGAAAGTGGTATCGGTCGAACGTTTCTTGACTTTATCGAGATTGCTACGGAGGAATTACAACCGTCGATTTTGGGATCTCctttgtacaagatgaaactTGACACCAAGTACACCGAAAACATGAACGAAATGAATGACGACAACGATATGGTTACACCGGTGGTGTATTTTACAGTACTATATTTCCATGACGTAATAAACTCACCTTCGGATGCGTCGAAATTGTCGAAATTGTCGAAGTACGTGACTTTCTTGTTGCAGTCTTACGATTCTAACGATATTCTTCACACGTTGACATGTTTGTTATACAAGTTCTCGATACCCGACGACTGCTTAAATCACTGGATTGTTGTCGCAAACTGCTTGAATGATTACGTAAATAGTAAATCAGAGCCTGATGACAATTGCGATcttgtagtctctcgtttcttgGCGTACCCTTTCAACCTTTTCTCGTTGCGATCGCAAAAGAATCTTGATTGTGTGCAAATTGTTCAACCGTGGAAGTCGCTTTACACGTCTACCAAATGCTGTGAAAATTTACTTCCGGTGTTTGATCGGTTTCTTGAAGATTATTCCAAGATTGACCCTGCGGAAGACACCCGGGGATatgtttttctttccttttgtGGAGATGCTGTAATATGTGTTCTTGAACATATTATTAAATCACCAAATGATGTCGGTGATCGTAAAAGAACACATTGCACCAAAACCGTCCTGCAGTGTGCTGCCAGGtcagtaaaatatatatatatatatatatatatagtgtgaagttcattggggaacactaaaaaaatggggaacagcggggaaccgactcaaacgaactccgattggactcattcccgcagcgttggaaccggctcgtcgaaccctaactaagatcttttaaccctaaaccctaaatatattagggtttgacttttagggtttagttttagggtttagctttagggtttagggtttagctttagggtttagggtttagctttagggtttagctttaggtttagcctttagggtttatagtttagattttacggtttagcttagagtttagccttattttttagctttagggtttagagtttaggagttaggatttagggtttagggttaagagatcttagctagggttcgacgagccggttccaacgccgctggaatgagtccaatcggagttcgtttgagtcggttccccgctgttccccacttttttagtgttccccaatgaaccttcccctatatatatatatgtgactatgtgtatatatatatttttttaaaaccttAATATGAACATTTACCTATTTGTTACAAATTCTGGTGGAACTGTGTAGGTATTTAGGTGTATCGTACGCAGAAGCAAAATCAAATCCAGAGATTCTTGATACAACTTCCAGGTTGGTTAAAAGTTTCGGTTACGTCATTGTGTTCATTTAGTACGGTCGATTTGTGGTTCGAATGTTTTTTTTTCGGTCCAATATAAGAATATAACTAAACATAGAGGTGATGTTTTTTAACGGTTTTTCAGGGTCTTCTCCACGTTGGCGCGCGTTATGGAATCTTTTCACTTTGATGAGGATATCATTCCATTTGTTGAGGTTTGCATCCCTCCTTCAAAATCTCTAGTATGTGTATGTGAATCACTTTGTAAGTATGTGCgtgtaggggtgcaaacgagtcgaGCCGAGCCCGATCTCGAGCTCGTTTAGCtgatgaaagctcgagctcgtgTAACTGATGAAAGCTCGAGGCTCGTTTAACGattcgagccgagcttgagctcggcttgattcgagctttgtttctaaagcttgagctcggctcatAGGAAGTTTCTTAAGCTCGAACTCGGCGGCTCGCCtcgtttattttttatttattaatttatattaattataattgttatattttgtataatttagttattttttcatgattttataaatagtaattattattatttaaatatatttttaattaataataaaaagaTTATATAACAGTAGGCTCATTTAGGCTCACaggccggctcgagctcgataagcgaagctatCGAGCTCGAGCTCATTTACCAAACAAGCTTGTTTATAGGCTCGGGCTCAAGCTTGTTTAAGCTCCTCTCTTTTCGAGTTttttgagccgagctcgagcaGCTTGCGAGCCACTCGGCTCGTTTGCACTCCTATGTATGTGCATGTACGCATGAATGGATGACCCGCCATTTTCTTAAtttattcctttttttttaatCCAGATTATATCAAATCCATTGCTTCAATGGCTATCGGATTCTGAACACCAACACGAAAACACGATCTACCAACTTCATCGATTATGGATCACTACCCTAAAATCTCTGCAAATCAGTTGGCCACCAATCAACTTCAACTCAACGTTTCTTAAACTCCAAGCGACCCTACTCGAAGCAACTCTTGACCACCCAAATCCCGCAATCTCCAACCCAACCGTCGCTTTTTGGAATGCAACATACGGTGAACAAGTCAAACTAGACTACCCTCAAAACTTACTTCCCGTTTTAGACAAACTTTCAAGAACCGGTAAAATAAACCTTGGTAAAAGACGATACTCGAGAATAGAGGCTACGACTAGTCCTCCACAGAAACACAAGGTTACTACAACGTTAAACCGGTGTGTGAAAAGAGTGGAACTAATGGATGGAAATGTGAACGGGTCGGGTTCTAATGGGCCGAAGAGGAAAAGGTTGGAGTTAACTGAGCATCAGAAGGAGGTTAGACGGGCGCAGCAAGGTAGGTCGAAGGATTGTGAAGGACGTGGGCCCGGGGTTCGAACGTACACGAGCGTTGATTTTTCGCAAGAGAATCAAAGCGAGTCACAAGAAGAGAGCCAGGATGTGAGAAATGTGGAGTCTATCTTGGAGATGTTGAAGAAAGGTGATTAAACATTTATGAGTTAAGTGTTATTGTAAACATGTAATCTTTTTTAATAGTAAGGCCTGAATGTGACAATTGGGTGGTAGGGGTGTTtacgggttatgtcggttttgacaaAAAAAATATGGGTTGAACCACTAACTACGGTTTTTAAAAATGCTAAATCGAACCAGTCGGGTTGGGTGGTTCATGATTATACTATATATACTACGTAACTGTATATTTGTAAAAAGAGTATTAAAAATTTAAGGAATTGaaatataaagaaaaaaaaaaaacttgtaacAATTAAAATTTCAAGGATTTGTAATTTGAATAAATTGGAGTTCAAAGAAATTAGATTATTGCATACCGGTTTTATGC
The sequence above is drawn from the Helianthus annuus cultivar XRQ/B chromosome 12, HanXRQr2.0-SUNRISE, whole genome shotgun sequence genome and encodes:
- the LOC110893873 gene encoding uncharacterized protein LOC110893873; this encodes MGDFNTQFDELKALLQSCANTNSKSEKSNLYSTLLQLQEHSTTDHSLLQSLAESSHVLLSVMATDILQDDEEIASQALKCMGFMIYHPSIVLGISGDDVDMVLRSLQKVILSTRIKSVCNLGVWCISVQQLNTSFLDAHIESLVRAIVHALDNPTGSLSTTFEAMQAVMKLETQVNEKMRETSYLWGPPIYRRLVSVDKRERDMSERCLRKIKSLICPPPAALSKVVIVDVKRKLLPAMEELLKQGMKIQAMQAWGWYTRLIGSYAIKNRHVINQLLKIPEQTFPDGDPQVKIASQTAWEALIDALVILPTQESTTEVATQQTYEENDGIFETNRLTKSIKLIMTPLIGVMSSKCDLSVHLSCLNTWNYLLHKLDTCVNHPFVNKTVLEPMFEVVFRAGPDGKNVCSWKFCLDILDSYALARTLDDEKHYSVKWMPWSLRQFDFFVKMVDIFIGHGEVACDAALKIFRSSLKSVRSTVSGSSVPFSEVMSCIDTIINCLKKISESGIGRTFLDFIEIATEELQPSILGSPLYKMKLDTKYTENMNEMNDDNDMVTPVVYFTVLYFHDVINSPSDASKLSKLSKYVTFLLQSYDSNDILHTLTCLLYKFSIPDDCLNHWIVVANCLNDYVNSKSEPDDNCDLVVSRFLAYPFNLFSLRSQKNLDCVQIVQPWKSLYTSTKCCENLLPVFDRFLEDYSKIDPAEDTRGYVFLSFCGDAVICVLEHIIKSPNDVGDRKRTHCTKTVLQCAARYLGVSYAEAKSNPEILDTTSRVFSTLARVMESFHFDEDIIPFVEIISNPLLQWLSDSEHQHENTIYQLHRLWITTLKSLQISWPPINFNSTFLKLQATLLEATLDHPNPAISNPTVAFWNATYGEQVKLDYPQNLLPVLDKLSRTGKINLGKRRYSRIEATTSPPQKHKVTTTLNRCVKRVELMDGNVNGSGSNGPKRKRLELTEHQKEVRRAQQGRSKDCEGRGPGVRTYTSVDFSQENQSESQEESQDVRNVESILEMLKKGD